Proteins found in one Streptomyces sp. CB09001 genomic segment:
- a CDS encoding AMP-dependent synthetase/ligase, producing the protein MSDTQTLIENRPPSVAGLFLERVAATPDAEAYRYPVPPAAGEGPDDWKSLTWTQAAERVYAIAAGLIELGVQPEQRVALASATRLEWILADLGIMCAGAATTTVYPQTNADESAYILSDSESRVLIAEDAVQLAKAKEKKGELPDLTHVVVVDPAGADTSEDWVLTLDELERRGAARLEKDPQLIKERVGALTKDQLATLIYTSGTTGRPKGVRLPHDCWSYMAKAIAATGLVTKDDVQYLWLPLAHVFGKVLTSGQIEAGHVTAVDGRVDKIIENLPVVRPTYMAAVPRIFEKVYNGVAAKARAGGGAKYKIFQWAAGIAREYAKVTQDNFKRTGTASAPAGLRTRHAVADKLVYAKIREAFGGRLRACVSGSAALAPEIGYFFAGAGIHILEGYGLTESSAASFVNPGEAYRTGTVGKPLPGTEVRIADDGEILLRGPGIMEGYHKLPEKTAEVLEADGWFHTGDIGELSPDGYLRITDRKKDLIKTSGGKYIAPAEVEGQFKAVCPYVSNILVHGADRNFCTALIALDELAITEWAKENGLEGRPYAEIVGAPATVEMVDGYVKQLNAGLQRWQTIKKFRLLPRDLDVEHGEITPSLKLKRPVVEREYKNLIEEMYEGSREA; encoded by the coding sequence GTGAGCGACACACAGACACTGATCGAGAACCGTCCGCCCTCCGTGGCGGGACTCTTCCTGGAGCGGGTGGCCGCCACGCCGGACGCCGAGGCGTACCGCTACCCGGTGCCGCCGGCCGCGGGCGAGGGCCCCGACGACTGGAAGTCGCTGACCTGGACGCAGGCCGCCGAGCGGGTCTACGCGATCGCGGCCGGCCTGATCGAGCTGGGCGTGCAGCCCGAGCAGCGGGTGGCCCTGGCCTCCGCCACCCGGCTGGAGTGGATCCTCGCCGACCTCGGCATCATGTGCGCGGGCGCGGCGACGACCACCGTCTACCCGCAGACCAACGCCGACGAATCGGCGTACATCCTCTCCGACTCCGAGAGCCGGGTGCTGATCGCGGAGGACGCCGTTCAGCTGGCCAAGGCGAAGGAGAAGAAGGGGGAGCTGCCCGACCTCACCCACGTGGTCGTGGTCGATCCGGCCGGCGCGGACACCTCCGAGGACTGGGTCCTCACCCTCGACGAGCTGGAGCGCCGGGGCGCGGCCCGCCTGGAGAAGGACCCGCAGCTCATCAAGGAGCGGGTCGGCGCGCTCACCAAGGACCAGCTCGCCACCCTCATCTACACCTCCGGCACCACCGGCCGGCCCAAGGGCGTCCGGCTCCCGCACGACTGCTGGTCGTACATGGCCAAGGCGATCGCCGCGACCGGCCTGGTCACCAAGGACGACGTGCAGTACCTGTGGCTGCCGCTCGCGCACGTCTTCGGCAAGGTGCTGACCTCCGGCCAGATCGAGGCCGGTCACGTCACGGCCGTCGACGGCCGGGTCGACAAGATCATCGAAAACCTGCCGGTGGTCCGGCCGACCTACATGGCGGCCGTGCCCCGCATCTTCGAGAAGGTCTACAACGGCGTCGCCGCCAAGGCCCGCGCGGGCGGCGGAGCGAAGTACAAGATCTTCCAGTGGGCCGCCGGGATCGCCCGCGAGTACGCCAAGGTCACCCAGGACAACTTCAAGCGCACCGGCACCGCGAGCGCCCCCGCCGGCCTGCGCACCAGGCACGCCGTGGCCGACAAGCTCGTCTACGCCAAGATCCGTGAGGCCTTCGGCGGTCGCCTGCGCGCCTGCGTGTCGGGCTCGGCCGCCCTCGCGCCCGAGATCGGCTACTTCTTCGCCGGCGCCGGCATCCACATCCTGGAGGGCTACGGCCTCACCGAGTCCTCCGCCGCCTCCTTCGTCAACCCCGGCGAGGCCTACCGCACCGGCACCGTCGGCAAGCCGCTGCCCGGCACCGAGGTGCGTATCGCGGACGACGGCGAGATCCTGCTGCGCGGCCCCGGTATCATGGAGGGCTACCACAAGCTCCCCGAGAAGACCGCCGAGGTCCTGGAGGCCGACGGCTGGTTCCACACCGGCGACATCGGCGAGCTGTCGCCCGACGGCTACCTGCGCATCACCGACCGCAAGAAGGACCTCATCAAGACGTCCGGCGGCAAGTACATCGCGCCGGCCGAGGTCGAGGGCCAGTTCAAGGCGGTCTGCCCCTACGTCTCCAACATCCTGGTGCACGGCGCCGACCGGAACTTCTGCACCGCGCTCATCGCCCTCGACGAGCTCGCGATCACGGAGTGGGCCAAGGAGAACGGCCTGGAGGGCAGGCCGTACGCCGAGATCGTCGGGGCGCCCGCGACCGTCGAGATGGTCGACGGTTACGTCAAGCAGCTCAACGCGGGTCTCCAGCGCTGGCAGACCATCAAGAAGTTCCGCCTGCTGCCCCGCGACCTCGACGTCGAGCACGGCGAGATCACCCCGAGCCTGAAGCTGAAGCGGCCGGTGGTGGAGCGGGAGTACAAGAACCTGATCGAGGAGATGTACGAGGGCTCGCGCGAGGCGTAG